The following are encoded in a window of Ignicoccus islandicus DSM 13165 genomic DNA:
- the ileS gene encoding isoleucine--tRNA ligase — translation MEAKYDPVKVEEEVLKFWKENKIYEKVKEISKKRGKSKPFRFLEGPPTANGFMHVGHMRGRTYKDVTLRFWRLRGYWVWDQAGWDTQGLPVELEVEKKYGFKSKKDIIKFGVDKFVQECQKLVDFYIDKWRRDSERMGLWLDYDNAYQTRHPKYLDAAWSYLKKMYDEGRIYKGFRVVAVCPRCETALSSHEVAQGYETVRDPSFYFKLPLKGEENVYLIAWTTTPWTIIANEAAAVHPEETYVKVKVNFNGKEEYWILAEKRLEPVAKEVGLKEYELVEKFKGSELIGKEYVHPLLEEVPAHKEHQRPNHTVIEGAYVRARKVVNGKEEVIKEIFVTMDSGTGIVHMAPAHGAEDFEASKEAGVKMFKPIRKDGHFTEEAGKYSGMWFKDAEKEVMKDLKRKGLAVHIGTIEHEYPHCWRCGTPLMYYADEQWFIKVEDLRDLMVNENDKVKWYPKWAYDRMRDWLQNAKDWTISRERFWGTPLPIWTCPKCGYRKAFGSLEEVKREAVNPEKVVDHHRPWIDEVRVRCPKCGAEMVREPYVVDVWLDSGVAHTAALHQIGKDDYWKLFYPYDWITEALDQTRGWFYTLLATGVTWHGRTPYKRVLTQGHILDKDGKKMSKSKGNVVWAEEAFKTYGADPVRFFFAVKSAPWESVRFDPKDIRFYKRTLDVLWNSVRFAKSYMELDKWDLSKFEEGLKYLEPEDHWVLHQVNQYSKKIIEAMEESSIHKAAQAWNELVNEVLSHKYVTLIRPRVWEEEESPSKLAAYSTLYAVLEATIVMGSIFVPFLAEYLYQNFSRKLGREEESVHMLTWPEEFTVQNEEIAQAVEEFLEAGDKILSLRMERGIKRRWPLPEAIVVPKKFGEKRLKKLVKREKGVEEMEVEVPVISRPVIEEASKVLKVYANVLDVRLSDERPSGDYDVIEEPDFWVYVKVKMDEKVKALGLVREVIRRIQVMRKEENLELDYVLRKVVIWAPEDLKEAVREYKDYVAREVRAEEIELVDEPFEGGKKWEVEGKELIVKLVK, via the coding sequence ATGGAGGCTAAGTACGATCCAGTGAAAGTCGAAGAGGAAGTACTGAAGTTCTGGAAGGAAAACAAAATCTACGAGAAAGTTAAGGAAATAAGCAAGAAGAGGGGGAAGTCAAAACCGTTCAGGTTCTTAGAAGGTCCACCTACAGCCAACGGATTCATGCACGTAGGACACATGAGAGGGAGGACCTACAAGGACGTTACGCTCCGTTTCTGGAGGTTGAGGGGCTACTGGGTTTGGGACCAAGCTGGATGGGACACTCAAGGGCTACCCGTAGAGCTAGAGGTTGAGAAGAAGTACGGTTTCAAGAGCAAGAAGGACATAATTAAGTTCGGCGTAGATAAGTTCGTTCAAGAATGCCAGAAGCTAGTGGACTTCTACATCGATAAGTGGAGGAGAGATAGCGAGAGGATGGGCCTCTGGTTAGACTACGATAACGCATATCAGACTAGACATCCTAAGTACTTGGACGCGGCTTGGAGTTACTTGAAGAAGATGTACGATGAGGGTAGGATCTACAAGGGCTTCAGGGTAGTGGCCGTTTGTCCTAGGTGCGAAACCGCCCTCTCCTCCCACGAAGTGGCTCAAGGTTACGAAACCGTTAGGGACCCCAGCTTCTACTTCAAGCTCCCCTTGAAGGGAGAAGAGAACGTTTACTTAATAGCTTGGACCACCACCCCTTGGACTATAATAGCTAACGAGGCGGCCGCCGTTCACCCAGAAGAGACTTACGTAAAAGTAAAGGTAAACTTCAATGGAAAAGAGGAATATTGGATATTAGCTGAGAAGAGGCTGGAGCCTGTCGCAAAGGAAGTGGGACTGAAGGAATACGAGCTCGTGGAGAAGTTCAAGGGAAGCGAGCTAATAGGGAAGGAGTACGTTCACCCGCTCTTGGAAGAGGTCCCGGCTCACAAGGAACACCAGAGGCCTAACCATACTGTAATAGAGGGAGCCTACGTTAGAGCTAGGAAGGTCGTTAACGGTAAGGAAGAAGTAATCAAGGAGATCTTCGTAACTATGGATTCCGGTACTGGAATAGTTCACATGGCCCCGGCCCACGGTGCAGAGGACTTCGAAGCTTCGAAGGAAGCCGGTGTCAAGATGTTCAAACCCATTAGAAAGGACGGTCACTTCACGGAAGAGGCCGGTAAGTACAGCGGAATGTGGTTTAAGGACGCCGAGAAAGAGGTCATGAAGGACCTCAAGAGGAAGGGCCTAGCTGTTCATATTGGAACTATAGAGCACGAGTACCCGCACTGTTGGAGGTGCGGAACGCCCCTCATGTACTACGCGGACGAGCAATGGTTCATTAAAGTGGAGGACTTGAGGGATTTAATGGTTAACGAGAACGACAAGGTCAAGTGGTATCCCAAATGGGCCTACGACAGAATGAGGGATTGGTTGCAGAACGCCAAGGACTGGACGATAAGTAGGGAAAGGTTCTGGGGAACTCCTCTCCCAATATGGACGTGTCCTAAATGCGGATACAGGAAGGCGTTCGGTAGCTTGGAAGAGGTCAAGAGGGAAGCGGTAAATCCCGAGAAGGTCGTAGACCATCACAGGCCTTGGATAGACGAGGTGAGAGTTAGATGCCCCAAGTGCGGGGCCGAAATGGTTAGGGAACCTTACGTGGTTGACGTTTGGTTGGACTCCGGCGTAGCGCACACGGCGGCCCTTCACCAGATAGGTAAGGACGATTACTGGAAACTGTTCTATCCGTACGACTGGATAACCGAGGCCTTGGACCAAACGAGGGGATGGTTCTACACCCTATTGGCTACCGGAGTTACTTGGCACGGAAGAACTCCCTATAAGAGGGTCCTCACCCAAGGACACATCTTAGATAAAGACGGTAAGAAGATGAGCAAGAGCAAGGGTAACGTCGTATGGGCAGAGGAGGCCTTCAAGACTTACGGGGCGGATCCGGTCAGGTTCTTCTTCGCAGTCAAGTCCGCTCCTTGGGAGTCCGTCAGGTTCGATCCGAAGGACATAAGGTTCTATAAGAGGACGCTGGACGTCCTGTGGAACTCAGTCAGGTTCGCCAAGAGCTACATGGAGTTAGACAAGTGGGACCTAAGCAAGTTCGAGGAAGGCCTGAAGTACTTGGAACCTGAGGACCATTGGGTGTTACATCAGGTTAACCAATATTCCAAGAAGATAATAGAAGCCATGGAGGAGTCTTCGATACACAAGGCCGCTCAGGCGTGGAACGAGTTAGTGAACGAAGTACTGAGTCACAAGTACGTCACTCTGATAAGGCCGAGAGTTTGGGAAGAGGAAGAGAGCCCCAGCAAATTAGCGGCATATTCGACCTTGTACGCCGTCTTGGAGGCTACAATAGTGATGGGCTCGATATTCGTTCCGTTCCTCGCAGAGTACCTCTACCAAAACTTCTCTCGGAAGCTGGGAAGGGAAGAGGAGAGCGTCCACATGTTAACGTGGCCCGAGGAGTTTACGGTACAGAACGAGGAGATAGCTCAAGCAGTAGAAGAATTCTTGGAAGCTGGAGATAAAATACTATCGCTTAGAATGGAGAGAGGGATCAAGAGGAGGTGGCCTCTACCGGAAGCAATAGTGGTACCGAAGAAGTTCGGCGAGAAGAGGCTCAAGAAGCTAGTGAAGAGGGAAAAGGGAGTTGAGGAAATGGAAGTTGAAGTACCAGTAATAAGCAGACCAGTAATAGAGGAAGCTTCTAAGGTACTCAAGGTATACGCCAACGTACTAGACGTAAGGCTAAGCGATGAGAGGCCCTCCGGCGATTACGACGTAATAGAGGAACCGGACTTCTGGGTTTACGTAAAGGTAAAGATGGACGAAAAGGTGAAAGCCTTAGGCTTGGTTAGGGAAGTGATAAGGAGAATTCAAGTAATGAGGAAGGAGGAGAACTTGGAGCTGGATTACGTCTTAAGGAAAGTCGTAATATGGGCCCCAGAGGATCTCAAGGAGGCAGTGAGGGAATACAAAGATTACGTAGCTAGGGAAGTGAGAGCCGAGGAAATAGAGCTCGTAGACGAACCCTTTGAGGGAGGCAAGAAGTGGGAAGTCGAAGGCAAAGAGTTAATAGTTAAGCTCGTCAAGTAA
- a CDS encoding tRNA(Phe) 7-((3-amino-3-carboxypropyl)-4-demethylwyosine(37)-N(4))-methyltransferase, translating into MKEDIEIGYMDRDIIDLIEKFFRLPYAFTKSSCSGRIVAIDAQYPWSREGRIIFKVHRPMEISELEQVLNRPITERLWINVMGPIIHAVAKDFDAAMKIIKMAREAGFKHSGILSVNEEGWVVELTTGVRANVLAKVGNEVVLDVSKLDQVLKVLNEVLLEGKKKLQLLERKIESEIQEVKGSSELASSSA; encoded by the coding sequence ATGAAGGAAGACATCGAAATAGGGTACATGGACAGGGACATTATTGACTTAATCGAAAAGTTCTTTCGCTTACCCTACGCTTTCACGAAGTCTAGTTGCTCTGGAAGAATAGTTGCTATAGACGCTCAGTATCCGTGGTCTCGAGAAGGGAGGATAATATTCAAGGTTCACAGACCTATGGAGATATCCGAGTTGGAGCAGGTTCTTAATAGACCTATAACTGAAAGGCTCTGGATAAACGTCATGGGTCCCATAATTCACGCTGTTGCGAAGGACTTCGATGCAGCAATGAAGATAATAAAAATGGCTAGGGAAGCAGGTTTCAAACATAGTGGTATACTCTCAGTTAACGAAGAGGGGTGGGTAGTTGAACTAACCACCGGCGTTAGAGCGAACGTCTTGGCTAAAGTCGGCAACGAAGTAGTTCTAGACGTCTCGAAGCTGGACCAAGTACTTAAGGTCCTAAACGAAGTTCTATTAGAAGGTAAAAAGAAATTACAGTTGTTGGAGAGGAAAATTGAAAGCGAAATCCAAGAGGTTAAGGGAAGCTCTGAGCTTGCTAGTTCAAGCGCGTGA
- a CDS encoding class II glutamine amidotransferase yields the protein MCRLLGGLGKPRYLSEFVKIARRDSKGKPNPDGWGYAVIDSRGQLRVFKTLYPIWERPTRLPEGIAFLVHARRAEKLGRSIDHLQPHVCNGVVMAHNGGVALPLEAIKDLNLAFRSSSERLACFLGNLVSRLGTERAVNILSKRIKPTPSANFIALVPSEMKFVVYNHHLGDPYHVIWRKGNVFSSEPLGPDWKPMSSNGEPRWEVLSLR from the coding sequence CTCCTCGGCGGTTTAGGAAAGCCTCGCTATCTTTCCGAATTCGTAAAAATAGCTAGAAGGGACTCTAAGGGGAAACCCAACCCCGATGGCTGGGGATACGCAGTAATCGATTCCAGGGGCCAACTGAGGGTCTTCAAAACTCTGTACCCCATCTGGGAGAGACCAACTAGGTTACCGGAAGGTATAGCGTTCTTAGTTCACGCTAGAAGGGCCGAGAAGTTGGGGAGATCTATTGATCACTTACAGCCTCACGTCTGTAACGGAGTGGTAATGGCACATAACGGCGGCGTAGCTCTCCCATTAGAAGCTATCAAAGACCTAAACCTCGCCTTTAGAAGCTCTAGCGAAAGGTTGGCTTGCTTCTTAGGCAATTTAGTTTCGCGTCTAGGCACGGAGAGAGCGGTAAATATACTCAGTAAGAGAATAAAGCCAACGCCATCCGCCAACTTCATAGCTCTAGTACCTTCCGAAATGAAGTTCGTAGTTTACAACCATCACTTAGGGGACCCTTATCACGTAATTTGGAGGAAGGGAAACGTTTTTTCAAGTGAACCGCTGGGACCTGACTGGAAACCCATGAGCTCTAATGGAGAGCCTCGTTGGGAAGTGCTTTCACTTCGGTAG
- a CDS encoding SDR family oxidoreductase, with protein sequence MELGLKGKRVLVTASTKGIGFAIAKTFLKEGARVVISSRNPKNVESALRELKNLGEVYGVAADVSSPTQREELVRRAIEALGGIDVFVFNSGGPPTKSFIETELGDWEASYRLLLESAVHLTKLILPQMVERKWGRVVYVTSVAIKMPIEGLVLSNSVRIGIAGLAKTLVKEFKGSGVTFNVVMPGYTLTKRMEEVLRKSAQLHGRTFEEELRELESKIPIGRIGKPEEIANVVVFLASEAASYVNGEAIAVDGGLVPTVF encoded by the coding sequence TTGGAACTGGGGCTCAAGGGGAAAAGGGTCCTCGTTACAGCCTCCACGAAAGGAATAGGATTTGCTATTGCTAAAACCTTCTTGAAGGAAGGAGCCCGGGTAGTGATAAGTTCTAGGAATCCCAAGAACGTGGAGAGCGCCTTAAGGGAACTCAAGAACTTAGGGGAAGTCTACGGCGTAGCTGCAGACGTCTCTTCTCCAACCCAAAGGGAAGAGCTCGTTCGAAGGGCGATCGAGGCGCTAGGCGGAATAGACGTATTCGTGTTCAATAGCGGGGGTCCGCCGACTAAGTCATTCATTGAGACTGAACTGGGCGATTGGGAAGCCTCCTATAGGCTCCTTCTCGAGAGCGCCGTTCACTTAACGAAGTTGATCTTACCTCAGATGGTTGAGAGGAAGTGGGGCAGAGTAGTCTACGTTACGAGCGTGGCAATAAAAATGCCCATAGAAGGCTTGGTTCTATCTAACTCCGTTAGGATAGGGATAGCTGGCTTGGCTAAGACCTTGGTAAAGGAGTTTAAGGGAAGTGGAGTAACGTTTAATGTAGTGATGCCAGGATACACCTTAACTAAAAGGATGGAAGAAGTTTTGAGGAAGAGCGCCCAACTTCACGGAAGGACTTTCGAGGAAGAGCTACGGGAGCTGGAGTCGAAGATACCCATAGGTAGGATAGGGAAGCCCGAGGAAATAGCCAACGTTGTGGTCTTCTTAGCCTCCGAAGCCGCCTCTTACGTTAATGGCGAGGCGATAGCAGTGGATGGAGGCCTCGTACCAACGGTGTTCTGA
- a CDS encoding NAD(P)/FAD-dependent oxidoreductase, translating into MERRDVIVVGAGPAGLTAAATLKQYGIEPLVLEGEKVMATVYSYAWKPVENYPGFDGKKAIEIARAFEEMVNYFGFEVREGERVIKAFKEGEEIVIESTKLTYATKVLIIAIGILGRPRRMGLPNEDLPNVHYMVKDPKEFSGTKVVVVGGGDTAVDTATALAMEGADVTIVHRRDQFRAPKRSVDKMISAGVKLVLNSVVKEIIAEGGKAKAVKVENKEGQTFVIPLDHLIFLIGYEPPDLSWIKDLGVLMRGREIIVDDKMKTNVQGVLAAGDITPVPKRILVASAQGYIAALTAFRYLKTGKW; encoded by the coding sequence ATGGAGAGGAGGGACGTTATAGTTGTGGGAGCCGGGCCTGCGGGCCTCACGGCTGCGGCTACTCTGAAGCAATACGGAATAGAACCTTTAGTTCTAGAAGGGGAAAAGGTAATGGCAACGGTTTACTCATATGCATGGAAACCTGTAGAGAACTACCCGGGTTTCGATGGGAAGAAAGCAATAGAAATTGCTAGGGCTTTCGAGGAGATGGTCAATTACTTCGGGTTTGAAGTTAGGGAAGGTGAGAGGGTAATTAAGGCCTTTAAAGAAGGGGAGGAGATAGTAATTGAAAGCACTAAATTAACGTACGCAACGAAGGTATTGATTATCGCAATAGGAATACTTGGAAGGCCTAGGAGGATGGGTCTACCAAACGAGGACTTACCGAACGTCCATTACATGGTAAAGGACCCAAAGGAGTTCTCTGGGACGAAGGTAGTAGTAGTTGGGGGAGGAGATACTGCAGTGGATACAGCAACGGCGTTGGCTATGGAAGGAGCAGACGTAACTATAGTGCATAGAAGGGATCAGTTCAGAGCTCCCAAGAGGAGCGTCGATAAGATGATTAGCGCGGGCGTGAAGTTGGTGCTAAACAGCGTAGTGAAGGAAATAATAGCGGAAGGCGGCAAGGCTAAGGCTGTAAAGGTAGAGAACAAGGAAGGTCAGACTTTCGTGATACCGCTCGATCACTTGATTTTCCTCATTGGATACGAACCCCCGGACCTATCTTGGATAAAGGACTTAGGCGTCTTAATGAGAGGTAGAGAGATAATAGTTGATGATAAAATGAAAACGAACGTCCAAGGAGTACTTGCGGCGGGAGACATAACGCCCGTCCCAAAGAGGATACTCGTGGCCTCGGCCCAAGGCTACATAGCCGCTTTAACTGCCTTTAGGTACTTAAAAACAGGGAAATGGTGA
- a CDS encoding formate--phosphoribosylaminoimidazolecarboxamide ligase family protein translates to MDVVSKAREIAREYRGKPSIAALASHSALDLFDGAKDEGFRTIALCKRGRDVAYKRFRRVVDVCIELDDYKEILSKEVMERLIEEEAIFVPNRSFAVYVGYDAIENDFIVPMFGNRFMLRWEERTGEKNYYKLLDKAGIRRPKVFGSPDEIDRPVIVKVPEAKRRVERGFFIAMDKDDYYKRVEELLKAGVIDEEGLKEAVIEELVLGAHFNLNYFYSPLYDEVELHSVDRRLQSDLDGWLRLPAREQLQLRGQPRMIEVGHIPTTIRESLLHKVFKMGDVFVEATKELEPPGAIGPFTLQAMVTPDLEFVVFDVAPRIGGGNNVYMGIGSQYSKLYFGEPISLGRRIAMEVRWAFQVKEVDLVVS, encoded by the coding sequence TTGGACGTAGTTTCGAAAGCCCGGGAAATAGCTAGGGAATATAGAGGGAAGCCCTCAATAGCAGCTTTAGCTAGCCACTCGGCACTGGACTTATTCGACGGAGCCAAGGACGAAGGTTTCAGAACGATAGCCCTATGCAAGAGAGGGAGGGACGTAGCATACAAGAGGTTTAGGAGGGTAGTTGACGTTTGCATAGAGCTAGACGACTACAAGGAAATTTTATCCAAAGAAGTAATGGAACGATTAATAGAGGAAGAGGCCATATTCGTACCAAACAGGAGCTTCGCCGTCTACGTGGGATATGACGCTATTGAGAACGATTTCATCGTACCTATGTTTGGAAACAGGTTCATGTTGAGATGGGAAGAGAGGACGGGAGAGAAGAACTATTACAAGCTATTGGACAAGGCTGGTATAAGGAGACCAAAGGTCTTCGGTAGTCCGGATGAAATAGATAGACCAGTAATAGTGAAAGTACCCGAAGCCAAGAGAAGGGTTGAAAGGGGCTTCTTCATAGCAATGGACAAGGATGACTATTATAAGAGAGTTGAAGAACTCCTCAAGGCGGGCGTAATAGACGAGGAGGGACTAAAGGAAGCCGTAATAGAGGAATTGGTGCTAGGAGCTCACTTCAATTTGAACTACTTCTATTCGCCGCTATACGATGAGGTAGAACTACACAGCGTTGATAGGAGGTTGCAAAGCGATCTCGATGGATGGCTAAGACTCCCGGCAAGGGAACAACTGCAATTAAGAGGTCAACCTAGAATGATAGAGGTCGGCCACATACCGACTACCATTAGGGAGAGCTTGCTTCACAAAGTATTCAAAATGGGAGACGTGTTCGTAGAGGCCACTAAGGAGCTAGAGCCTCCTGGAGCAATAGGGCCATTCACCTTGCAAGCAATGGTTACTCCGGATCTAGAGTTCGTAGTGTTCGACGTAGCTCCGAGGATAGGAGGAGGTAATAACGTCTACATGGGTATTGGCAGCCAATATAGCAAGTTGTACTTCGGAGAACCCATTAGCTTAGGAAGGAGGATTGCAATGGAAGTGAGATGGGCTTTCCAAGTTAAGGAAGTTGACCTAGTAGTTAGTTAA